One genomic region from Methanomassiliicoccales archaeon encodes:
- a CDS encoding helix-turn-helix domain-containing protein, producing the protein MRDRTRRMTELEGFFVKKRKAEEALQVLMRFFNFKKAEISLYGLLLKSPLTIKEIQERMKVSERSIRKYLKKLEEEGFIVKRVVQGKRLKYVYQSVHLEEAWNKLDHRIRKTLSDFAEAIAK; encoded by the coding sequence TTGCGAGATAGGACAAGGCGTATGACCGAGCTTGAAGGGTTTTTCGTCAAGAAGAGGAAGGCGGAGGAAGCGCTTCAGGTATTGATGAGATTTTTTAACTTTAAGAAGGCCGAGATAAGCCTTTATGGTCTCTTGCTTAAGAGCCCTTTGACCATCAAGGAGATTCAGGAAAGGATGAAAGTTTCCGAACGCTCGATAAGGAAGTACTTAAAAAAGCTAGAGGAGGAGGGCTTCATAGTCAAGAGAGTGGTGCAGGGAAAAAGATTGAAATATGTGTATCAGTCAGTCCACCTCGAGGAAGCTTGGAATAAACTTGATCATCGCATAAGAAAGACTCTTTCCGACTTTGCCGAAGCGATTGCCAAGTGA